In Candidatus Palauibacter australiensis, the DNA window GAGGTCCGCGAGCAGGTCGTACGCCTGGTCGGGCGTCTCGCGGAGGAAGCGGAGCGCCTCGGCGTTGATGCCGGGGTCGATCCACACCACGGGATAGCCGAGCGCGTCGCGCTCCACGCGCCGCACGCCCTCTCCGAAGCGCTCGCGGAGGGCGCGGACCGAAGGATGGCCCGCCGCCTCCCCGTCGGGGGACGAGCCCCGCACCATGCGCGGAGGCGCGGTCGTCGCGGTCGTCAACGGCGGAGCGCCCCGCTCAATCCCGGTGTTCCAGGCGGCGTTCGCGCCGGTCGCGAGACCGGGCCAGCGCGGAGGTCGGGCCGAGCCCGCTCATGCGGTTCTGGTTCGTCGAGTTGCCGAAGGGCTGGGCGACGAGTTCGATCGTCTCCGGCGGCAGATTCGGGCGCCCGACGGCTTCGGGGGCTTCGTCCCGCGCCCGGGGATCGGCCAGCGACTCTCCCTTGATCTTCTCCTGGATCATGAGGAGTCCGTAGATGAGCCCTTCCGGCCGCGGCGGGCAGCCCGGGACGTAGACGTCGACCGGCACGATCGTGTCGATCCCCTGGACGATCGTGTAGTTGTCGAACATGCCGCCGGAACTCGCGCAGGCGCCCATCGACACGCACCACTTGGGCTGCGGCATCTGGTCCCACACGCGGCGCAGGACGGGGGCCAGCTTGTAGGTCACGCGGCCGGCGACGATCATCAGGTCCGCCTGCCGGGGGCTGAAGGACATGCGCTCCATGCCGAAGCGGCCGATGTCGTACTTGCTCGCGGCCGACGCCATCATCTCGATCGCGCAGCAGGCGGTGCCGAACGGCATCGGCCACAGCGAGTTGCGGCGCGCCCAGTTGATGACGTAGTCGAGCTTCGTCGTCATCCAGTTGTGCGGGATG includes these proteins:
- a CDS encoding NADH-quinone oxidoreductase subunit B; amino-acid sequence: MTTKLDYVINWARRNSLWPMPFGTACCAIEMMASAASKYDIGRFGMERMSFSPRQADLMIVAGRVTYKLAPVLRRVWDQMPQPKWCVSMGACASSGGMFDNYTIVQGIDTIVPVDVYVPGCPPRPEGLIYGLLMIQEKIKGESLADPRARDEAPEAVGRPNLPPETIELVAQPFGNSTNQNRMSGLGPTSALARSRDRRERRLEHRD